TGATCTCATGTGTCTTATGAACAGTCTCATCAATTTTGAGGAGTATCCAACAAACTCCCTTGGccccaaggtctcaaatgtgcacccattaaatcaacaaaaaaaaaattcgcatttgatccaaaatatccaatttcctgttgggtttggagcaTGGGTGCATGAGACTTTTTGGAGTGGTTTTGCTCAATGTATcggctccccaaatttcatcactctatgctggaaaaaaaacctaacGAAAGaggaatttttgaaaaattctagggtgcgccactgagccatttcgtTAGATTTTTTCGCaaagttgcaaaattatcggaaCATACGCAAATTTTaaattgtgcaaattttggtgagttttcgagcatgttcaggcctccaaattgggcaTTTTCATTTGCTTTCCTTTGCATTTCAATAGGATTCTCGCGCCAGTtagcagcagggccgagaaccaaaagtggtatttgccatttggcaatttttttgtcatttagcaaaattaattttgcaatgtggcatggcatttttttgccatgtgtctttttttttttttttgtcaggtgGACTTTTGCCACAAAATGGATTATGCCCTGAGGCATTATTTTTGACAcagggcaaaatccattttgccagatggcgaaaaaaaaatgccacatgacaaaatcaattttgccactttgcaaaatccattttgccacatgcaaaaatcaattttgccactttgcaaaatccattttgccacatgccaaaaaaaatgtcacatggcaaaatccatttttccacatggcaaaaaaaattgccacatgccaaaatccatttttccacatggcaaaaaaaaaaaatgccacacggcaaaatttattttgccacatagcaaaaaaaatgccacataacaaaatatattttgctaAATGGCAAAATCCGTTTTTCCACACGGAAAAATCCagtttgccacatggtaaaaaaatgccacacggcaaaaccaTTTtttccacatggtaaaaaaatgccacacagaaaacccattttgccacatagcaaaaaaaatgccacacagcaaaatccattctgccacatgcaaaaaaaataccacacggcaaaatccatttcgctacatggcaaaaaaaatgccacatgccaaattccattctgccacatggcaaaagaacctgccacatggcgaaatccattctgccacatgcaaaaaaaaaaaaaaaaaaaaaaaatgccacacggcaaaatccattttgctacatggcaaaaaaaagccatatgccaaaatccattttgccacatggcaaaaacaaattgcatatgccaaaatccattttgccactctgcaaaaaaaaaaatgccacatgccaaaaaattttgccacatgccaaaaaaaaatcccacatgccaaaatccattttgccacatggcaaaaaaataccacatggcataagaccttgccacatggcaaaatccattttgccacatgggaaatgCCACTTTTGGTCGTCACTGTCTCTCCCAGTTGGTGCTCAGGCCCTAAATAACGCACaccaactttaatcagattactagtttggaaaaatgaaagcGTTACTTGTTACTGAAACAAAGTactgtattggcctgaatataagacggtgtttggtgttttttgcattgaaataagactgaaaaagtgggggttgttttatattcgcagtctagacgttatacccattcaagatgctagatggcgccagatatcattaaagcgaatgctgaacttaagGAATGttccgtcatgacagatctcagctactctcaagtttaaccagtttgcattattttattgcaatgtttttccttattcagatttgtttcaagaccacaattacagttagacttcactttgatggttaatgcagttgcaTTAACTATtgcaattttgctgttttatcacaatagattggtttttatttcaaaaaccagaagcgaattcatttacgaatgtgattgcactttagtgttcaaaaagtctttttttccaaacttgtcttgaaaaagagggggtcgtctgatAATCAGGCCAATACTGTAATCAATCACATTACAGTAAtgcgttagtgacaacactgatcattACAGTTTTACAATTTACCAGAGTCGGCACTGTATTTTTCCAGAGCTTCAACTATCACGCGTTTCCCAAAATCACACAATTTCCCGTTCAACTTTGCTTTTCCGTCAGTCCCTTTACACGAGTGGTTTGTGAAATACACTTTTCTAGTGTAACTTCTACCGCAAGCTGCGCAGTAAAACGGTTTCTCACCAGTGTGCACTTTTTGGTGTTTAATTATACCGCTTTGGATCGCGAATCGTTTACCGCAAAGTTGGCAAGCGTATGGTTTCTCGCCGGTGTGCGTTCTCATGTGGTTTCTCAGAAGTTGTTTATCGCCGAATCTTCTATGGCAAACAAAACATTCCTGCGGTTTCTCTCCGGTGTGTGTTCTCATGTGCTTTTTTAAACAGACTTCAGTAGCGAAGCGCTTACCGCACTCTGAACAGAGAACAGGTTTTTCGCCTGTGTGTGTTAGTATGTGGCGTTTTAAATGGCTCTTGGTAGCCATTTGTACACCGCAAACCGAGCAGACGAAATCTTTCTCGGCGGCGTGCGTTTTCATGTGACCCCTCAGAGATACGGTTTTAAGAGTTTTCCCGCACTGAGGACACAGACAACTGTCGTCTTTGTCGTCGGCGTCATCGACGTCAAATTCATCGCAAGAATAATCCTCGTCGTCGTCGTCCTTGAATTCATCACAAGAATAATCCTCGTCGTCCTCGTCGTCGCGATACTCGTAAGCGTCGCTGTCGGAAGAAGGGCAGTCGGTACCTGAGAGAATAGCTGAAATGCAAAAAGAAACATTTGGTTTAAAACAGAAATATCGAATCGATGATAAAAATCGTTTCCAAGTCGTTTCtaattacagtgctggccaaaagtattggcacccctacaattctgtcagataatgctcaatcactcccagaaaatgactgcaatttcaaatgctttggtagtaccgtattggcccgaatataagacggccctgattataagacgacctctttttcaagactcaagtttgaaaaagaagACTTttcgaacaccaaattaatttttatacagaaaataattcagggctgcagctaacgattattttagtagtcgattaatcgatgaacaagttcgttcgaataatcaagtaaccggataaggaacattcaaaattaaaataccagggatgagcctcaaacagtatgaataaataaataaatgaggatctatgtacaacaaaagaacaattagctaacttacataacaaaagtccgctagcttaaatgctataaaatgctaacttcttttttattttaatgctattaataaatggttcactcatattcccacaaaaaatggctaaatatacctataaactacattacgaatgcattaaaaaaacattagcccaaacaaaaacgtagcttacgttgatcttaacagggagcagttgaattcagtcatgtgaaatgaggcagaccagagggcagcgtatccaccctaatcaataaaactaaatgtaaatactttcaaaataaaccattacaatgccactttaattaaactaatactcgaagcaacaaaatttaattccaatattttttttctgatcgaatactcgagtttatcgattaatcgttgcagcacttaaataattacagtacatctgaaacaaatgattataacaacatatttgagagaaaagcatgttattttgcctcattcaaatcttaatatctgaacatttaaatatgtaaactaaagggcaatcacattcgtaaatgaatggcttctggtttttgaaatgtaaacaaaccaatctattgtgataaaacaacaacattgcaataactgcattaaccatcaaagtgaattctaactgtagtcttgaaacaaatctgaataaggaaaaacattgcaataaaataatgcaaactggttaaacttgagagaagctgagatctgtcatgacagaacatcgcttcaatgatatctggcaccatctagcgtcgtgaatgggaataatgtctagaccgcgaatataagacgacccctactttttcagtcttatttcaatgcaaataaCACCGTCTTATtatgaggggccgtacaagacatttttcattctggccctctcacacacatacattctcctttcacatacatatatattcgctctcacacacatacattctcctctcacatgcatacattttcactctcgcatgcatacattttcactctcgcatgcatacattttcactctcacatgcatacattttcactctcacatgcatacattttcactctcacattcgtacattttcactctcacattcgtacattttcactctcacattcatacatttttactttcacatttatacatttttactttcacgtttatacattttctctcacgtttatacattttcactcttatattcatacgtttactctcacattcacacatttttagtctgtgaaatgtatgtttgtataaataaaatatatgtgtataagagtgaatatatatgtatgtgaggaaagtatgtatgaacgtgagaggagaatgtatgtatgtatgagtgAAAGTATAGTGAAAACGGAAGGAGTCTAGTTGAAACGGAAGCCAGCTCTGATTGGCTAGCTCTGACTGGTaagctctgattggctgagaaccTGACGCGAGTTACTGTTCATAAAATAACAACTAAGGGTCAGCTTGGAACTTGGAAGAGGACGCACAATCACTTCGGCAAGCAGTTGGACttttgcaaaacattttgtcgACCCCAGAAACTAACTTCTTTGGCTTCCTGTCTCGAGCAGCGGCACAGGACACAATTAACTGCACCCAACAGTGCTAATTATGACGTAGTTGAAAGTGAAATGAGAGACATTTTTAGACCGAGCAACTCTTGAACCTCTTCAACTGTCCGAGCGGGAGCTAATATGACCCGCTCCCAGactactgcggtcaagccaccctccactcgtaaaaacgaagttaagctagccatccctcatttggatcattgtttgcattgtgtGCATTATGGTACTGCAACGCGCTGGCTTCATAATGGAACGCGGTGGCTTCACAGCGCAAGTCCCCCGGTGGCTTCACAGCGCTAGtccctttattgaaaaaaataaatatgaataaataaaaaacgggaAGCCATCCAAGAACGGGTCCACTTGAGAGAGGCACTCGAGCACCCCGAGACCCAAACTAAAGTATtatgatataaaaaataatttaggaaTTCCGAGTAATACTACTTAGAaaattgctagttatttctgtcatttacccttatttcaaattttaatttaaaaatatctggctgatatcccgcgacgggtccacttctgaggtatactagacgaccccaagactcgaactaaagtactccgataaaattctgatgtatcatttcaaaataaaagtactttgaaaattgcccatttttgctgtcatttcgcccgatttaaaaaaaaatctggctgatatcccgggacggttccacttctggggtatactagactaccccaagtattgaattaaagtactctgataaaattctgatgtattatttcaaaataaaagtactttgaaaattgcctattttagctgtcatttcgcccgatttcaaaaattgattacaaaaaatctggttgatatcccgggacggttccacttctggggtatactagactaccccaagtattgaactaaagtactctgataaaattctgatgtattatttcaaaataaaagtactttgaaaaataaacgtgaaagtaaaaatgtatgaatgtgagcgtgaaaatgtataaatgtaaaagtaaaaatgtatgaatgagtgaaaatgtataaatgtgagagtgaaaatgtataaatgtgaaagtaaaaatgtatgaatgtgagagtgaaaatgtatgaatgtgaaagcaaaaatgtaattatttgaCCGTCGTTGAAAGGATTGATACGAAAATAAGggaaattgcaataaaatacgTCAGGTGTACAATAAATCCAAATTTATGAAttataatgggagtcaatgGTTACATATTTTGtaattctattttccaatgttaatatctagttgtctagtctcttcatcactagtcacccggtgtcccctttcccccctcccctctggggaggggctatttttcagctgcagcctcctgactgtccggacccctggctggatagacgtcctcgctgctacccccgtctcatctggctagatggacctcttctagctcctttactccactgcatttttacggactgtaacttcgcctgctaattccccttagcagttctggggttcctgcctatctgtcctgggagtggatctctcctgactgtggtactccccgaggtttctcatttttctcccaattgactctggagttttgggagtttttccttgccggcatggagggtcttaaggataggggatacccaggacttgaactgtatctattcatctttgttgcttcatttctaattgtgtatcatattgcctctgtaaagtcctttgagacatctgttgtgattgatggctatacaaataaaattgaattgaattaatttCGAGTCACGTGCATTCAAGTTCTTTGGCTACTTAATGCAAAGGTTTAATGGCAAAGTTGCATTTTGAACGTCTGCCTGTTTTAGGAACCTAGGAAATATTTAACATTCGTAGTGTTTTTTTGCCTATGCTTTCCCTttgatgtaaaaacaaaaaccatcaaaaaattaaatataatgtAATGTTCGGCACAAGGGTTAATCTAAACATcaattatttgtgtttttcacATTGGTTCTATGGTTTTAATGAAACAACAATCAACAAGCTTTGGTTTCAGTTCAATCACATTCGGTGTATCTTTGTTCGGAGTCCAAACCTGTAAGTTGCTGTAAAACAACTCGTGGCTCCATGTTTAGTTGGTGTAGCTCcatctctttttttccacaaagtAGCTCCTCCGTGTACTCTTCTGACGGCTTTTCACACATTTCCAACACCGGGGACTGTCGGTCTGTGGTTGGACAACAAACAAACGTGCTCTGTTGCTAATGGCGACCGCTGTGAACTGAACTAATGATCAAAACGCTAAAATACGACGAAACGGACTTTGAACAAATGATGCTTGGGTCCTGTGAAATAGCGATATACTTACTTTGTCGATGGTTTTATCGGTTCAAAACTTTGTGGAAAATTTGTTGAtcattttggaaaaaatgtgCTCACTGCTTGCTGTTCAGAGGTAGCACTGGGGCGGaagttttcttcttcttttgtttttgttttttttgcagtttaccTTTTGAATcatggggcattaccgccatctagtgGGTTGACTGTTTGGACAGAGATCAGGTTGTGCCTACACCGGCAGTTACAGCCTACATTTCAATTcattacatttacatttacccgcaacccttgtgaggacaagcggctcggaaaatgaatgaatgaacttttacatttaaaaaagaaagaaatcatTCTTTCAGTGAGCCAGACataattttcttttaaaaaatctgcacttatgaatgaaaaatttgtatgtatgtatgtatgcattttttttttggtatgtggcaaaattgatttttccatgtggcaaaatgtatagtTTTCTTTTAGAAATCTGCACTTATGAATGAAAAATTTCCTCATGAGCATGGGTGAAGCTGGctggaatttcttgccggaactccctgactcaaaggttagaattttttatttttattattttttattttttttcccaaacccCCTAAAACCACTGAAAGTAACCATCAAAGTAAACGTAATAAAGGATTTCTTGTGTTATCATTTTAGTGTTGTgtagtaaaacaaatataactaaTGTGAGATTGAAAACAATaaggttttaaacatttttttttttttttactgcaaagAGGTCCAGAAATGCTTGTCACAAATGTGATATATGTGGCAATAAATttcatgtgcactttggacttattcaGCAgtgccgagaacgaaaagtggtatttggcaaaatggattttgccatgtggcaaaacgtattttggcatgtgtcatttttaagccatgtgacaaaatatattttggcatgtggcattttttggtatgtagcaaaatggattttgccatgtggcatttttatggcatatggcaaaatgtattttggcacgtggcatttttgttcgtatgtggcaaaatggatcatgccatggggcaaaatgtattttgcatgtggcatttttttgggcatgtggtattttttttctttttttggtatgtggcaaaatggattttggtatgtggcaaaacgggttctggtatgtggcattttttttggcatgtggcaaaattgattttggcatgtggcatttttgttggtatgtggcaaaatagattttgccatgtaacattttttatggcatatggcaaaatggattttgattttggcatgtgacattttttggggcatgtggcatttttttttttttttttttgtatgtggcaaaatgtattttgtcatgtggcatttttatgtcatgtggtaaaatgtattttggcatgtggcaatttttttggtatgtggcaaaatggactttggtatgtggcatttttttagtatgtggcaaaatggatctctttaattattatgattgccaaatggcaaggtcggagattgaaaaaaaaaaaaatggaagaaccaccgaaacgtgtgtgttcggaatcgagtggccacaagaaggggtgacccagtcggccaaaaactgccaactttttatcactttatgtcgtctttttggttggtgcacttcatttatcgtatatatacagtatgtttgctgtgagtctgacttATTTACGCGTCACACTtcgagtatatgaagaataaagcacaggtttggcgtcaaaagagttgttttgagctttaattttcaataacagacagttcacacacgatacataatcactgattgagagtaccTCGGTGCTTTTGatgatagggtgaccaaacgtcctcttttgcccggacatgtcctcttATTACGTGCTCTCCGGAGGgtccggccgggtttcataaattcatgaaaatgtccgatttttatgatttttcacgggaccaatttgaagagaatccctccagccgctagggggcagcgcctgcctgcgttgacgtggctctgactagtaggggcgggagaaggagtagatcttgttttttgttggcagtttaccctgtttcatggggaattaccaccatctaatgTCGGTTGACAGTATTATATTTTAAGTAGGAGCGCCTGCCCAGTTaagagttttttacgataaatacgtatataatggcaactgttgacttctgttggagatttgtactggcgtaatctgtaaaatcccgtttggtgttgcatcgttgcggtgccgatgattgtaaacttttttaggaaagtttgattttgcctcgcccggtactcgctaacagggtagctatcagtttgctcagccgcgctaggcattatgggtgaTGTAGCTTTGAAGTGCTGcgcttggaaacatgctggttgaatagcttgtcagtttatttcggttattgtttccgtacaatctagaacactgaatgggaataaaaattgagtgggaataacaatttgtcaacgacaattgtcgtgatagtaatttataaaaatgttgagttggcacatagcctagactggactacatttccatgagtctgcattatatattttttatatatatatttatatatattttaatcattattcgttttttaaaaaaaattttttaggtttgctcttttttttttaaggaagaataaagcctgttgagtaaaaaaactATTTCCATATAGTctataatatatactgtatggcaataggcttttttaaataaaactgaatttttctatccggacggaggaggcacactttaaatatattaaatagggccgtcaaaattatcgtgttaaagggcggtaattaattttttaaattaatcacattaaaatatttgacgcactttacgcacatgccctgctcaaacagattaaaatgacagcacagtgcaaatgTCCACTTGTGACTTGTGATTTtgggagttaaaaaaaaagaaagcaatgtggggaagaaaggtagcagTTGATCTTTTACTTATCACACACtgttattttccaacgcagaagatataccaattggtaccacgatgcacagtcatggttgcacttcacatcatgcattggggcagaagttaaatggctacagtatcatttactgaaagctcaacaaatacactagatggcagtatttagtcacaatatacaaagtcacatttgtccttgaagaattacaagtctttctatccgtggatccctctcacagaaagaatgttaataatgtaaatgccatcttgaggatttattgtcataataaacaaatacagtacttatgtactgtatgttgaatgtatatattcgtccgagtttcaattcgattccaatcattcccgataatgtttcccgatcatttacattttggcaatgcattaagaaaaaaatgaataaaactaagacttgtagttcttaaaggataaatgtgactttgtatattgtgactaaatattgccatctagtgtattcgttgagctttcagtaaatgatactgtagccatctaactgttctgcccaaatgcatgatgggaagtgcaaccatgactgtgcgtagtggcaccaattaatatatcttctctgcattgggaagtaacatagggtgttaagtaaacgatcaaccactacctttcttccccacattgtttcccacgatATCTCATTGTTGAgagggggattttaaggctttggcCGATTAAAAAGAGGTTCCAaagactgtcaaaattctctctgctcattttacactgcctgttagctctacatatatatatatatatatatatatataggtaaagaTTATAGatggaacgcgacaatgcgtgagtgggtcaagcagcgcatgcgttaattgcattaaatattttaacgtgattaatttaaaaaaattaattaccgccgttaacgcgataaatttgatagccctactttatgccaaaactaaagacgctggaagaatgtaagacattttgtctgtaaccttaaatacaattagaaaacgatttacttaaaaaatatatattaaaaaaaggcatgtccgacatttttttgccgattccgatactttgaaaatgacgtgatcgggacatctttaataatcaactatattttcaggatcaatagcaatatttaacatataagtttttgaccaaaatagcaactttttttaaatttacttttaaagttttcaacagctaataaatcaatttaacatcagacttaatacttgaggaaaacatggaggatcaattataaataatacgtaaatagattattaataaattttatATACAATCCAAATTAAGagcagaatagccctttatgatcattatacactatatagttagcgaatgaggctagcagccgcctggcgtaaacacagcttttctggtgaaaattcttatgaataaatgcttaaatccccaatttTTTcaaagatatggatgtaaaacagtctcgattcttagttaagatctaagaaaccgtgcagttagcgtttatttaacGTATATtgtcaaagtacaataagtaacatttactgatcaGAATGTTATTTATCCATTTCTTTTagcgtttctgaatgctaaagagttgcacttttgaactaattcattattttttcaagctttttatccgagttttttctacatgataaaatgagtGCTCGTTCAAGAccagtgattccatactttttgctaggggttgtacttctagctgctctgccattgactattgcctagcattcctccaTCCAATTGACTAAGAAGGACCTCAACTGTATGCACCCCAGAATCCTCTtcatttgcacatgcaccaaccgttttaaataaaacaagaaatgaaatCATGCTGTCCAAAGGTTTTATTGCAGTCAATAtcagcaataaaaaagaataacatactttgtgtttttatgtACATGTTTCTTGAGCTCATAATAATCTAAATTGATGAacaataccttgtagtatttcttcGTAACAACAAAATAtgggtcagcccttctgcattcagcaACTGGAATATTCTTAATTTTGCCTCGTTTTGGTCACTACTGCTTATGTTAACACAGGCTCCACAGCTTGTTAGAATTTCGTCCACGAACGATCAaccaagtgataagaacaaacgtaCAACACAGAAAGTCCTGGAGCTTCATCTACATTGTGCTGGAGATTCCGTAGGTTCCTTTGGTTCGATTTCGCAGTTTAACACACTGCTTgcttcaaccgcacttcatgttgttttgtctaaaccggaagtccgtaGCGGAAAATATCACAGATGGCGCCACCCAtgttttgctcaggaaacttgtcaaaggcctttttgaaaaattgaaaggggacgccactgagccattttgttacgtcTTTTCCGAATGTTGCCTAATTATTGGAATTtacccaaagccgcatgtaagaAATAAcaataggcctgcaagcaggactgaacgggcccttgcAGTTTGGTGCAACTCGGACAGCACTCAGGTAAGGGTGGTGACAGACAGTCTACCTCTAgtcatctcatgagaacctaacatgctcgaaactcACCTCTTTTTTGAGataagaaatacatt
The DNA window shown above is from Corythoichthys intestinalis isolate RoL2023-P3 chromosome 14, ASM3026506v1, whole genome shotgun sequence and carries:
- the LOC130929399 gene encoding gastrula zinc finger protein XlCGF17.1-like, yielding MCEKPSEEYTEELLCGKKEMELHQLNMEPRVVLQQLTAILSGTDCPSSDSDAYEYRDDEDDEDYSCDEFKDDDDEDYSCDEFDVDDADDKDDSCLCPQCGKTLKTVSLRGHMKTHAAEKDFVCSVCGVQMATKSHLKRHILTHTGEKPVLCSECGKRFATEVCLKKHMRTHTGEKPQECFVCHRRFGDKQLLRNHMRTHTGEKPYACQLCGKRFAIQSGIIKHQKVHTGEKPFYCAACGRSYTRKVYFTNHSCKGTDGKAKLNGKLCDFGKRVIVEALEKYSADSGKL